In the Ruminococcus albus 7 = DSM 20455 genome, one interval contains:
- a CDS encoding MurT ligase domain-containing protein → MSLKNTLTIWFGKLMVKTLRLLGRDAGNAPGLVLWELNKDCLKAFKVDCPIIAVTGTNGKTSVTNYLNHIFESTGKKIITNKQGNNLDTGITSLLLQNCDMKGRVKADYLVLEVDESHVPVIFSKMKLETLVLLNFFRDQLDRNGEVETLILKVKKFLETYEGNVVLNADDPNVSRLGLANPNNKNIYYFSVDRYAGATDKPYEVGEGKFCPSCGTELVYDYYQYSHVGKFRCPKCGFGDVKPYMTAKNVKLDVPSVEFEGEEYKISHNSIYYVYNLSAVYTAASLYNFDKKVLHETFEKFEVNNGRLEKFSVDGSELLVNLAKNPVGANMTLRVMNEHNDDKELLFVLNDNLADGHDVSWIWDINFSVFKDVSRVVTSGTRAYDIAIRIKCSGYDPDKIVVRPDLDDAMDEFFKNKGCKYAIANYTAIQPTRAAIKRYKAKAEGGQG, encoded by the coding sequence ATGAGTTTGAAAAATACGCTGACCATCTGGTTCGGCAAATTAATGGTCAAAACACTTCGCCTGCTTGGCAGGGATGCAGGCAACGCGCCGGGTCTTGTACTGTGGGAGCTGAATAAGGACTGCCTGAAAGCCTTCAAGGTTGACTGCCCCATAATCGCGGTAACAGGCACTAACGGCAAGACTTCGGTCACAAACTACCTGAACCACATCTTTGAAAGCACAGGCAAAAAAATAATCACAAATAAACAGGGTAATAATCTGGACACAGGCATAACTTCCCTGCTTTTGCAGAACTGTGATATGAAAGGCAGAGTAAAGGCAGATTATCTTGTGCTTGAAGTTGACGAGAGCCATGTGCCCGTCATATTCTCCAAGATGAAGCTTGAGACCCTGGTACTGCTGAACTTCTTCCGTGACCAGCTGGACAGGAACGGTGAAGTGGAAACGCTTATACTCAAGGTTAAGAAATTCCTTGAAACTTACGAGGGCAACGTGGTACTCAATGCCGATGACCCAAACGTTTCCCGTCTTGGACTTGCAAACCCGAACAACAAGAATATCTACTATTTCAGTGTTGACCGCTATGCAGGTGCTACCGATAAGCCCTACGAAGTGGGTGAGGGTAAGTTCTGTCCTTCCTGCGGGACCGAGCTTGTGTATGACTACTATCAGTATTCACACGTCGGAAAGTTCCGCTGCCCCAAATGCGGATTCGGTGATGTAAAACCGTATATGACTGCAAAGAACGTTAAGCTGGACGTGCCCTCTGTTGAATTCGAGGGTGAGGAGTACAAGATCTCACACAACAGCATATACTACGTTTACAATCTCTCGGCTGTATACACAGCAGCCAGCCTTTACAACTTTGATAAAAAGGTGCTTCACGAAACCTTTGAGAAGTTTGAAGTAAACAACGGCAGACTTGAAAAGTTCAGCGTGGACGGCAGTGAGCTGCTGGTAAACCTTGCCAAGAATCCTGTTGGCGCCAATATGACACTGAGAGTTATGAACGAGCACAACGACGATAAGGAGCTGCTTTTTGTCCTCAACGATAACCTTGCCGACGGTCATGACGTATCGTGGATATGGGATATAAATTTCTCGGTATTCAAGGATGTTTCGAGAGTTGTCACAAGCGGCACAAGGGCATACGATATCGCAATAAGGATAAAATGCTCGGGCTACGACCCCGATAAGATAGTTGTCAGACCCGATCTTGATGATGCTATGGACGAGTTCTTCAAAAACAAGGGCTGCAAGTATGCCATAGCAAATTATACCGCCATACAGCCCACACGTGCGGCTATAAAGCGATACAAAGCAAAAGCGGAAGGAGGTCAGGGATAA
- a CDS encoding type 1 glutamine amidotransferase: MEKLKILHMYPAMLDLYGDSGNVEILSYRCRMRGIETEVIKHDLGDRDTDFSGVDIVYLGGGADFEQQLLADDLLGLKDEIRKAYESGVYFLMICGGYQLMGQYYKDSNGKKIPGLGLFDYYTAASTNKRERCIGNIVVEADLSGEKYKVIGFENHGGQTTNVTSPFGKVLAGNGNEFSSTTEGYTEKNVTATYLHGPLLSKNPKLADHIISYCMTRKTGTDYVPAPINDKLEEDCRSQLFERLLK; encoded by the coding sequence ATGGAAAAGCTGAAGATACTGCATATGTACCCTGCCATGCTGGACCTTTACGGTGACAGCGGAAATGTTGAGATACTTTCCTACCGATGCAGGATGCGCGGCATAGAAACAGAAGTGATAAAACACGATCTCGGTGACAGGGACACTGATTTTTCGGGCGTTGATATAGTATACCTGGGCGGCGGTGCCGACTTTGAACAGCAGCTGCTTGCTGATGATCTGCTGGGACTTAAAGATGAGATACGCAAAGCTTACGAAAGCGGAGTATACTTCCTGATGATATGCGGCGGCTACCAGCTTATGGGACAATACTACAAGGACTCCAACGGCAAGAAGATACCCGGTCTGGGACTATTCGATTATTATACTGCAGCATCCACCAACAAGCGCGAAAGATGCATAGGCAACATAGTGGTCGAAGCTGATCTCAGCGGCGAAAAATACAAGGTCATAGGCTTTGAGAACCACGGCGGACAGACAACTAATGTTACCTCGCCTTTCGGAAAAGTCCTGGCAGGCAACGGCAACGAATTTTCCAGCACCACTGAGGGCTACACCGAGAAAAATGTGACCGCCACCTATCTTCACGGGCCTCTACTTTCCAAGAACCCGAAGCTGGCAGATCACATAATATCCTACTGCATGACAAGAAAGACAGGTACAGACTATGTCCCTGCACCTATAAATGACAAGCTTGAGGAGGACTGCCGCAGTCAGCTGTTTGAAAGACTGCTGAAATAG
- a CDS encoding IS5 family transposase: MYKFKKEKQISFTDFNQPLGLQMNPDNRWVKKAEMIPWETIEAEYARLFPSHTGMPAKPLRMALGSLLIQKQYHYPDEELVEQIRENPYYQYFIGLPGYEDKIPFVPSLLVEFRKRLSEDVLNEINEMIIEYNSQQDNDDSDDVSGNGGQPDQQDPANDSEEKTENSGTLILDATCAPQNIKYPQDIELLNEVREKLEDMLCRVSDKYGFYRPRMYHQKARKDYLALAKCRKRGAKKIRKAIKKQLQYIRRDLGYIDNLIENNGVVLSVSDKELLDILMTVYDQQRYMFESNTHSVEDRIVSISQPYIRPIVRGKAKSPVEFGAKLDLSVDETGMCRIEKLSFNAYNESAVLKTAIENYKQRTGHYPERVLVDQIYRNRENISFCSGHGIRISGKKLGRPKNDADSKAEKKAAYKDNTDRIEVERKFSLAKRKFGLGLLLTKREDTTRASIVLSVIAMNIDRLAAMLLRFWKIVINIRFSYRQPVCRGF, translated from the coding sequence ATGTATAAGTTCAAGAAAGAAAAACAGATTTCATTCACAGATTTCAATCAACCGCTTGGTTTGCAAATGAACCCGGATAACCGCTGGGTAAAGAAAGCAGAAATGATCCCTTGGGAAACAATTGAAGCTGAATATGCCAGGCTGTTCCCGAGCCATACCGGTATGCCCGCAAAGCCTCTCCGCATGGCACTCGGTTCGCTGTTGATACAGAAGCAATATCATTATCCGGACGAAGAACTCGTCGAACAGATCAGAGAGAACCCGTACTACCAGTATTTCATCGGGCTGCCCGGATATGAGGATAAGATTCCGTTCGTACCTTCGCTTCTCGTGGAATTCCGCAAAAGACTATCGGAGGATGTTCTCAACGAGATCAATGAAATGATCATCGAGTACAACTCGCAGCAAGACAATGACGATTCTGATGACGTGAGTGGAAACGGAGGTCAGCCCGATCAGCAAGATCCAGCAAATGATTCCGAAGAAAAAACTGAAAACTCTGGCACACTGATCCTTGATGCGACCTGTGCGCCGCAGAATATCAAGTATCCTCAGGACATTGAGCTGCTGAATGAAGTTCGTGAAAAGCTTGAAGATATGCTGTGCAGAGTCTCCGATAAATACGGATTTTACAGACCGAGAATGTACCATCAAAAGGCAAGAAAAGACTATCTTGCACTTGCCAAATGCAGAAAGCGCGGTGCGAAAAAGATCAGAAAAGCGATCAAAAAGCAGCTTCAATATATTCGCCGTGACCTTGGATATATCGATAATCTTATCGAAAACAACGGCGTTGTGCTGTCCGTTTCCGATAAGGAGCTTCTTGATATTCTCATGACCGTTTACGATCAGCAGCGGTATATGTTTGAAAGCAACACTCATTCTGTTGAAGACCGTATTGTCAGCATCAGCCAGCCGTACATCCGACCGATCGTAAGAGGTAAAGCAAAATCTCCTGTTGAGTTTGGAGCTAAGCTCGATCTGTCAGTTGATGAGACCGGGATGTGCAGGATCGAGAAGCTATCCTTTAATGCTTACAACGAAAGTGCAGTTCTGAAAACAGCAATTGAAAACTACAAGCAGCGCACAGGTCATTATCCGGAGCGAGTTCTTGTTGATCAGATATATCGCAACCGTGAAAACATCTCGTTTTGCAGCGGTCACGGCATACGTATTTCAGGCAAAAAACTCGGAAGACCGAAGAATGACGCCGACAGCAAGGCTGAAAAGAAGGCAGCATATAAAGATAATACCGACAGGATCGAAGTGGAGCGTAAGTTCAGTCTTGCAAAGCGCAAATTCGGTCTTGGTCTGCTGCTCACAAAAAGAGAAGACACAACAAGAGCATCGATAGTTCTCAGCGTCATCGCAATGAACATCGACCGCCTGGCGGCGATGCTTTTACGCTTCTGGAAAATAGTGATAAATATTCGCTTCTCATATCGCCAGCCGGTATGCCGTGGATTTTAG
- a CDS encoding endonuclease V, with amino-acid sequence MNFENCKGMSEEEMQEKFRAFQEELSSRISCADSFHLSDIKTVAGIDLAYWQNENGDEQAVCCIVIIDFTTHEVIERQHFSGKINVPYMPGFLAFRELPLILETVKLLENIPDIYIFDGNGYLHPRHMGIASHASFYLDRPTFGIAKTYFRADKKTDYTEPSPESGSFTDIVIGGEVYGRALRTHTGVRPVFVSVGNNISLDTACNIALTLTDKESHIPIPTRLADLDTHVMREKLRSQN; translated from the coding sequence ATGAATTTTGAAAACTGTAAGGGTATGTCCGAAGAAGAGATGCAGGAAAAATTCCGCGCCTTTCAGGAAGAACTCAGCAGCAGGATATCCTGTGCGGACAGCTTCCACCTCAGTGATATAAAGACAGTTGCAGGCATCGACCTTGCTTACTGGCAGAATGAGAACGGTGATGAACAGGCAGTATGCTGTATCGTAATAATTGACTTTACAACTCATGAAGTCATAGAAAGACAGCATTTCAGCGGAAAGATAAATGTTCCGTATATGCCGGGATTCCTGGCTTTCAGGGAACTGCCCCTTATACTCGAAACAGTGAAGCTGCTTGAAAATATCCCCGATATCTATATATTTGACGGCAACGGATATCTTCACCCCAGACACATGGGCATAGCTTCTCATGCGTCCTTTTATTTGGACAGACCTACTTTCGGTATAGCAAAGACATATTTCCGCGCTGACAAAAAGACCGACTACACCGAGCCTTCCCCCGAAAGCGGAAGCTTCACCGATATCGTGATAGGCGGCGAGGTCTATGGCAGAGCCCTGAGGACACATACTGGTGTAAGACCTGTTTTCGTATCCGTCGGCAACAATATCTCCCTTGATACCGCCTGCAATATTGCACTGACCCTGACGGATAAGGAGAGCCATATACCCATACCCACAAGGCTTGCCGACCTTGATACCCATGTGATGCGCGAAAAGCTTAGATCACAAAACTGA